The Streptomyces sp. NBC_00569 genomic sequence CCACAGTGCCGAAGGCCGACCCATGCGCCATGGCCCTGGACTCATCTGTGAAACCGCCACGCGACGGAACCAATGCCTCCGATCAGCCGCGCCAGCCCCACCCTTCGCAGACGTAACCGTGAAATTGCGCCAACTTGGCAAACTCACAGGCAAGTTGTGACCGATATTTCCCAATGTGCCATACACGCCAAACGATCCGAGGGGTGCACACACTGCTTACCCAGAAGTAGTCTTCCGTCACTCAACAGAATCACCCCAGCTCCACCAACACCACCAGCCACACAGGAGACACCGATATCCCGCGACCAAGGTGTCCGGCACAGCACCACAACGGGGAGACGTCATGCACCGACCAGCACGACGCCAGGCATATTCCAGCGTTCGCATCCGGAATCAAAACCGGATCCCCATTCTGTTTTTGGGGACAGCCGCACTCATCGCCGTGGCGGGCTGCAGCACCGCCGATGAGGGCGCAAACGGGGGTGGAACGACTGCCCCTTCCAGCCCAGCGCCCTCCAAGACGGTCAGCCCTGAGGAAGCCAAGGCACGCAAGGCCGTGGTCGCCGCCTACCAAGGGATGAACGACGAGCAAGTCCAGGCGTACGCAGCGGGATCACTCAAGGGCAGCCGCATCACCCAGTTCGCCACCGGCAACGCCCTGCGGGACACCAAAGACACGATCTTCGTAGACATGCAGAACGACATCGTCTTCAAAGGCAAGCCCAAGCTGACGATCGACCCGAATGACGTCGAGGTCGACCTGAAGGCCGATCCGAAGCGCGCCACGCTCCGCGTCTGTTTCGACATGAATACCTGGGAGCCCGTCAACAAGAAGACGGGCAAGAGCGTCGCTCCACCTGACCAGGCTAAGCGGTACACCTTGAATGCGAAGCTCCTCTCCCGCGGCGGCCTCTGGCTGGTATCGGATGACGTCGCGGACAAGGAGCGCAAGTGCTGATGCGCCAGTTATGGACGGTCGCAGCCATCGGCGCCACGGTCTTTAGCTGGCTGGTGCAGAGTCCCGCGCTCGCCGACGGGGGCAAGGTCGTCTGCAACAGCAGGGGCCAGTGCCGGGTGGTCGCCTCGGATACGCAGGAGAGCGCGGGGCAGCCCGGCAGACACGGCAAGTCGGCTACATCCGGCGGCGGTTCATCGAAAGAGCCCAAGTGCCGCGACGGCTTGCAGAGCAACGTCGAGGTTCCCTGCTCACTCGACGGGCTCGGATCGTGGAGCGACGCGCACAACTGCTACTTCAAGGCCGCCGTTCCTCAGCCGCAGAAAGGTGACCCGGCCCGCGAGGGGCATGCCGTCGATGATGGTGCCGTCTACAACGCCTACTGCCCCAACAACCCCAACATGCAAAGCATGTGGTTCGCGCAGCCACCCACCGGCGAAGCTGCGGCCGTGGACCCGAAGGTGCTGGCGCTGCAGGCGGTGAAGGAGATGACGCTGCTCGGCCCGGACATCGGGATTGCACCCAAGCCTGGGGGCAAGGGTGTTGTCGGCATGCCGGTGTGGATGTGGGCCAACGACTCCCCCAATGCCTGGGGCCCCGTCGTCGCCTCCGCCTCTGCAGGGCAGGTCACCGTGACGGCGACGGCGAAGGTCAGCAAGGTCGCGTGGTCCATGGGGGACGGGTCCAAGGTTGTCTGCAACGGGCGCGGCACGGCCTACAAGGCGGCCTTCGGTAAGAGGGTGTCGCCGGACTGCGGTTACCGCTACGACCTCCCGTCCGCATCGGCGCCTTCCGGGAAGTACCACGTCACCGCGACCGCCACGTGGGCGATCGCCTGGGAGGGCGGCGGTCAGACCGGTCAGCTCACCGAGGTACGGGACAACGCCGTGGACATCACGGTCGCTGAGGTCCAGGTCCTCAACTAGCCCCTGTTCGTACGGATTTTGAGAGGCACCGCTGCGTCATGGAATCCTCTGTGCCGATTGCCCCACGCCCGGCGACCCCGGTTCGGCCCGACCTGCCCATCACGACCGCCCCGCCGGTGAAACGGGAGCGTCGGTGGTCGGTCGTCGCGCTATGCATCGTTCTTGCTGTGTTGTGCGCCCTGGGGGCGGCGGCTGCCGTCACCTCGGCCGGTGACCGGGCCAAGGTCCTTGCGGTGGCTCGTGATGTGCCGGCTGGGCAGGTGTTGACGGCGGCCGATCTGACGGTGGCGGAGGTGTCTTCCGACGCCGCGCTGGCCCCGGTTTCGGCGGCGGACCGGGCCGGTGTGATCGGGAAGCGTCCCGCGGTCGGGCTACGCAAGGGCAGCCTGCTGGAGGCCTCGCAGTTGGATACCGGCACCGGGCTCGGGGACGACAAGCAGCTGGCCGGTGTGCAGGTCAAGCGCGGTCAGGCCCCGGTAGGCACGCTGACCCCGGGTGATGAGGTCCTCGCGGTGACCACGCCCGCCCAGGGCGCGGAGGAGGCCAAGCCAAGCGATGCCCCGCCGTCGTCCGTCGATGCTGTTGTCGTCTCTGTGTCGCGCCCGGACGCCACCGGAACGGTCGTCGTGAATCTGGCGGTTGCATCCGCCGACGGGCCACTGCTCGCCACGCGCGCTGCACAGGGCCGGATCGCGCTGGTCCGTGAACCGCGGAGGAACTGATGGCCGTCATTGCGCTCGCCTCCGCCGCGTCGTGCGGAGTCACCAGCTCCGCCCTCGCCCTCACCCTCTCTTCCCCACGTCCGAGTCTGCTCGCCGAGTGCGATCCCAAGGGCGGCACGCTGCGCGCAGGGTTTCTGCAGGGGCAGATCACTGCCGGGATCGGGCTTTACCACCTGGCTGCGGCCGAGCGGGTCAGTTCAGAGGCGATGGCCAGCGCGTTCGCATCCCATCTGTGGCCGCTGGATGAGCCCGGGCATCGCAAGTTACTGGCCGGGCTGACTGATCCCGCGCAAGCTGCAGCATTGGGGCGTACTTGGTCCGCGCTGTCCGATGTACTCCATGTTCTTGCACAGGAGGCCGGGCACGACGTGTATGTCGATGCCGGGCGGGTGTCGTTCACGTCCGGCCTGCTGCATCAGACGCTCACGCCGGTTGCGCTGATCCACCAGGCCGATCTGGTGGTCCTCGTGGTTCGCAATACCGAGCCGTCGTTGTCTTTGACCCGGCATGTCATCGACCCGCTGCGCGCCGAGCTCGACGAACACGGCGCCGGTTCAGCTGCGTTGGGACTGCTGGTGATCGAGCGGGAGACGTCCCGGGGCAGTCGCGGGTACACCACCCACCAGATCGCTGACGCCCTCAAGACCCCGGTCCTCGCAGCCCTGCCGTGGGATGCGCCGGTGGCCGACTACTTCACCGAGGGCGGCACTCCGCCCCGGGGGTACGGGCGATGCGACCTGCTGCGTTACGCCCGCACCGCGGCCGAGCATCTCGCTGTGGTGGCGCAGCGCCGGCGAGTCCAGCAGCAGTTCCCGGCGCCGGCCGTTCATGGGCAGCTCGCGGGACTTTTGCAGCGTCTGGGCCCGCAGCGGGGAGCAGCCCGTGGCTGACACTCACCAGCGCCCGGGGGGCAACGGCGCTCCGCCAGCGGCCATGGGGCGCGACGACATGGTGAACCTGCTGACCAATCGGATCGGGCAGCGTCGCCCGGCCGGGCGGCCGCCCCAGCTGCCGGCTGCACCAGTGGCCGCCGTCGCAGGCCCCGGTGTGGTGCCGCGGCTGGCGGAGCTGCCCGGTCAGCTTCGTGTGGGTTGGGACGTCATCGAAGCGTTGCAGGCCGATGTGTCGGCGCAGTTGAGCGAGCGCGATCCCGAGCGCACCTTGGCTGAGGAGGACCGGCGTGCGCTGGCCCGTTCGTTGGCCACCGAGGCGGTCGCTGACTGGTCGGCCAAGTATGCGCAGGGCAACACTCCGCTGAGCGGGGACGACGAGGCGCGCATCGCTACCGCCGTCTATGACTCGATGTATCGGGGTGGGCGGCTGCAGTCGTTGCTGGACGAGGAGGGCGTCGAGGACGTCATGGTGGATGGCGTCCGGGCGCATGTGGAGTATTTCGACAAGCCGCGGCGCACGATCGAGAAGGTCGCTGATTCCCACGATGAGCTGATCACTTGGGTCAATCGGATGGCGGGCCTGTCGGGGCACGGGGAGCGCGCCCTGACCCAGGCCACGCCGATGGTGGGCTTTCGGATGCCGGACGGTTCGCGTGTCACGTCTTCGCTGCTGACTGCGCGGCCTTCGGTCGTCATCCGCAAGCACCGCATCAAGGACGACGGCACCGGCGAGTTGGTCCAGTGGGGCGCGATGAACCCGCTGCTGGAGCGGTTCCTGATCACGTGTGTGCAGGCTCGGCTGAATATCTTGGTTGTCGGGGATATGGGCGCGGGCAAGACGACGATGCTGCGGGCGTTGGGCCGCGAGATCCCTGCCGCTGAGCGGCTGGTGACCCTCGAGTCTGACCGGGAGCTCTACCTGGACGAGCTCGGGTCCAAGCCGGGTCCGGTGACGTTCGCGTTCGAGGCGCGTCAGTCCAACGGTGAGCGGCACGACGGGCGGGCGGCCGGTGAGATCAGCATCGGTGACATGTTCGCCACGGCGCTGCGTTACAACGCGTCGCGGGTGATTGTCGGCGAGGTCCGCTCCACGGAGATCGTGCCGATGCTGCAGGCCATGTCTGCGGGTGGCTCCGGGTCGATGTGCACCATGCATGTGCGGCGTCCGCACGCCATCGTCAGCCGACTGGTCCAGCTGTGCACCGAAGCGGGGATGGCCACCGACGCCGCGCACCATCTCATCGCCTCGTCCGTGGACGTCGTCGTCTATCTCACCTATCTCGACGAGACCGGGTTGGGCGGGCGCCGGCACCGCTTCGTCTCACACGTCTACGAAGTCCACGACGTCGTCGGTGAGGCCGGCCGGCCGACAACCACCGAGGTTTTCGCCCCGTCGGGCAGGGAGGTGCGGGCGGTGTTTCAGAACATGCCGAGCTTCATTGACGACCTGGAGCGCACGGGGAAGTTCCTGCGCACGTGGCTGACGGACAACCCACACGGTGCCTGGGGTCCGCCCCTGCAGATGGTGAGGCCGCGATGACGACCAATCAACTCGCTCTAGCGGCTGCCTGCTGCTCTGTGTTGGCCGCACTTGCCGTGATGAGTGCGGTGCGTGAGGTGCGCGGCCGGGTCCCCGATCCGGTCAAGCCGCCGTCCCGGATGGCCGCGCGGGTCCAGCGTCTTCGCTCTGAACTCCCCGAGGCGTGGCGGCGGCGTTGGCGTCTGCTGGTCACGGTGGCGGGTGTCGTCGCGCTGATTGTGTGGGCGTACACGGGCTGGCCGGTGCAGGGGCTGCTTGCGGGGGCGGCGGTCATGGGATTGCCGTTCGTGCTGCACCCCGGTGGCCCGGCCCAGGCCCGTATCGAGCGTCTGGAGGCGCTCGGTCAGTGGCTCAATCACCTCGCGGGGGTGCACACCGCCGGTATCTCGCTGACCCAGACGATCCGCGCCTCTGTGAAGTCAGCGCCTGGGCCGATCGCCGCGAACGTGCAGGCCCTCGCGGAGCGCCTGCGTGCGGGCATGGACGCCCAGCTCGCGTTCGCGATGTTCGCCGACGAGCTGGCGGACGGGGTGAGTGACCATGTGGTGCTGCTCATGCAGTCCCATGCGGTGTACAAGGGGCCGGGGCTGTCTGCGGCGCTTGAGACCCTCGCAGTGACCATTCATCAGCAGGGCGCGGATGCCCGCGATGTTGAGGCCGACCGGGCTTCGGTGCGCAAGTCCTCGCGACAGGTGTCGATCGTGATCTGCGTCGTGGTGATGGGCTGCATGCTCAACCAGGCCTGGTCGAGCTGGTATGCCTCGCCGCTGGGGCAGATCGTGCTCGCCGTCCTGGGGGGCCTGTTCGCGTGGACGCTGGCGTGGCTGCGGCGCATCGCACGTACCCATCCCGACCCGCGTCTGCTCGAGCCGCTGCCTGCCCATCTGAGGGCCGCGAACGGAGTCGACTCGTGATCCCGATGACTGCGGTGGTCCCTGCGGCCGCCGCTGGGGTGCTGATCGGGCTCGCCGTGCGCGCCGCCTGGCCGGCCAAGCCCCATCTGGCCAGCGCCCTGGACCGGCTCGATGCACGTAACTACCCTTCAGCGGTGCCTGGCACGAGTGCTCCCGGGGCGGCGGGTTCGCTCGCCGGGAAGGTCGGGGCGCAGCTGCTGGGCGAGTTCGGGGTCCGCGTCCACCTGCCGTACAAGGACCTCAATCTGCTGCGGATCTCTGCGGCCGAGCACCTGGGGCGGCGCGTCTTGTTGTGCCTGTACGGGCTGTTGCTGCCGCAGCTGCTGCAGGCCCTGCTCGCCGTTGCCGGTGCCTCACTTCCTTTCGCGATCCCGGCCGTGGTCTCCCTCGTTCTGGGTGCGCTGTTCTGGCTGGCCCCGGGACGCGACGTGAGGCGCGATGCGGCCGCTGCGCGCCTCGTCGTGCGGCATGCGGCCGCCAGCTACCTGGAGCGTGTGGCGCTCGCCAGGATCGCGAACTCGGGTGCCGGACAGGCCCTGACGCAGACCGCCGAGGTCGGAGACGGCTGGATCTTCCAGCGGATGCGCCAGGCCTTCGACCATGCCGAACTCGCCGGCGTCACCCCGTGGGAGGCACTGCGCCAGCTCGGCGACGAGCTCGACATCCCCGAA encodes the following:
- a CDS encoding ATP/GTP-binding protein, producing MRQLWTVAAIGATVFSWLVQSPALADGGKVVCNSRGQCRVVASDTQESAGQPGRHGKSATSGGGSSKEPKCRDGLQSNVEVPCSLDGLGSWSDAHNCYFKAAVPQPQKGDPAREGHAVDDGAVYNAYCPNNPNMQSMWFAQPPTGEAAAVDPKVLALQAVKEMTLLGPDIGIAPKPGGKGVVGMPVWMWANDSPNAWGPVVASASAGQVTVTATAKVSKVAWSMGDGSKVVCNGRGTAYKAAFGKRVSPDCGYRYDLPSASAPSGKYHVTATATWAIAWEGGGQTGQLTEVRDNAVDITVAEVQVLN
- a CDS encoding SAF domain-containing protein is translated as MESSVPIAPRPATPVRPDLPITTAPPVKRERRWSVVALCIVLAVLCALGAAAAVTSAGDRAKVLAVARDVPAGQVLTAADLTVAEVSSDAALAPVSAADRAGVIGKRPAVGLRKGSLLEASQLDTGTGLGDDKQLAGVQVKRGQAPVGTLTPGDEVLAVTTPAQGAEEAKPSDAPPSSVDAVVVSVSRPDATGTVVVNLAVASADGPLLATRAAQGRIALVREPRRN
- a CDS encoding CpaF family protein, whose protein sequence is MGRDDMVNLLTNRIGQRRPAGRPPQLPAAPVAAVAGPGVVPRLAELPGQLRVGWDVIEALQADVSAQLSERDPERTLAEEDRRALARSLATEAVADWSAKYAQGNTPLSGDDEARIATAVYDSMYRGGRLQSLLDEEGVEDVMVDGVRAHVEYFDKPRRTIEKVADSHDELITWVNRMAGLSGHGERALTQATPMVGFRMPDGSRVTSSLLTARPSVVIRKHRIKDDGTGELVQWGAMNPLLERFLITCVQARLNILVVGDMGAGKTTMLRALGREIPAAERLVTLESDRELYLDELGSKPGPVTFAFEARQSNGERHDGRAAGEISIGDMFATALRYNASRVIVGEVRSTEIVPMLQAMSAGGSGSMCTMHVRRPHAIVSRLVQLCTEAGMATDAAHHLIASSVDVVVYLTYLDETGLGGRRHRFVSHVYEVHDVVGEAGRPTTTEVFAPSGREVRAVFQNMPSFIDDLERTGKFLRTWLTDNPHGAWGPPLQMVRPR
- a CDS encoding type II secretion system F family protein, whose translation is MTTNQLALAAACCSVLAALAVMSAVREVRGRVPDPVKPPSRMAARVQRLRSELPEAWRRRWRLLVTVAGVVALIVWAYTGWPVQGLLAGAAVMGLPFVLHPGGPAQARIERLEALGQWLNHLAGVHTAGISLTQTIRASVKSAPGPIAANVQALAERLRAGMDAQLAFAMFADELADGVSDHVVLLMQSHAVYKGPGLSAALETLAVTIHQQGADARDVEADRASVRKSSRQVSIVICVVVMGCMLNQAWSSWYASPLGQIVLAVLGGLFAWTLAWLRRIARTHPDPRLLEPLPAHLRAANGVDS
- a CDS encoding type II secretion system F family protein: MLIGLAVRAAWPAKPHLASALDRLDARNYPSAVPGTSAPGAAGSLAGKVGAQLLGEFGVRVHLPYKDLNLLRISAAEHLGRRVLLCLYGLLLPQLLQALLAVAGASLPFAIPAVVSLVLGALFWLAPGRDVRRDAAAARLVVRHAAASYLERVALARIANSGAGQALTQTAEVGDGWIFQRMRQAFDHAELAGVTPWEALRQLGDELDIPELTRPVDTLALAGDGAAVYTTLQAQARQLRIALLTDTKAQANEASAAMVLPVTLGVILMLTFVMIPIVNTILAS